From the genome of Phytohabitans rumicis, one region includes:
- a CDS encoding nitroreductase/quinone reductase family protein — protein MSFDTRPGTRGARQPGGKWILWFNKLAARRIRRKGGRMMGFNALILTTVGRKSGVERTTPVGWFPGKDGSWLIVASAAGAPGNPAWYHNIAAHPDKVQIEVDGRTVAVIAEQLHGAERAQAWEQIIAAAPRFAQYQHKTDRELPIIHLVPR, from the coding sequence ATGAGCTTCGATACCCGCCCAGGAACCCGCGGCGCCCGCCAGCCCGGCGGCAAATGGATACTGTGGTTCAACAAGCTGGCCGCCCGACGGATCCGCCGCAAGGGCGGCAGGATGATGGGCTTCAACGCCCTGATCCTGACCACCGTCGGACGCAAGAGCGGGGTCGAGCGTACGACTCCGGTCGGCTGGTTTCCCGGCAAGGACGGCAGCTGGCTCATCGTCGCTTCGGCAGCCGGAGCGCCCGGAAACCCGGCGTGGTACCACAACATCGCCGCCCATCCCGACAAGGTCCAGATCGAGGTCGACGGCCGCACGGTAGCCGTCATCGCCGAACAGCTCCACGGTGCCGAACGCGCACAGGCATGGGAGCAGATCATCGCCGCCGCGCCCCGGTTCGCTCAGTACCAGCACAAGACCGACCGGGAACTGCCGATCATCCACCTGGTGCCCCGATAG
- a CDS encoding helix-turn-helix transcriptional regulator produces the protein MDRGVHIVLAHGPATRLGQLLLVGEVVDDEPVVPAPFRVMDAYVLSAVTGGGGTYRHHDGRAQPIGPGTFTVVPPGVPHWYGTPPGERWTETFVVFAGPLFDMLAGGGVLATAGPRSHRPGLSIDELRTVLRARPRSVRGAERQLLTLADWLLDTEDVAGGPAPGDAIAAAADLLASDLGASLDMRAVAAQTGFSYDLFRRRFTREFGESPLAFRNARRLRAAANLLRVTDMTIREIARALGYADEFHLSRRFSAHFGVPPRDHRKAGTDGY, from the coding sequence ATGGATCGGGGCGTCCACATCGTGCTCGCGCATGGACCGGCGACGCGCCTCGGCCAGCTTCTCCTGGTCGGCGAAGTGGTCGACGACGAGCCAGTCGTTCCGGCGCCGTTTCGGGTCATGGACGCGTACGTGCTGTCGGCCGTGACCGGAGGCGGTGGCACCTACCGGCACCACGACGGCCGGGCGCAGCCGATCGGACCGGGAACGTTCACCGTCGTGCCTCCGGGCGTGCCGCACTGGTACGGCACGCCGCCCGGCGAGCGCTGGACGGAGACGTTCGTGGTCTTCGCCGGACCGCTGTTCGACATGCTCGCCGGCGGCGGCGTGCTCGCCACGGCCGGCCCGCGCTCGCACCGGCCGGGGCTGTCGATCGACGAGCTACGGACCGTGCTGCGCGCCCGGCCCCGCTCGGTACGCGGGGCGGAGCGGCAGTTGCTCACGCTGGCCGACTGGCTGCTGGACACCGAGGACGTGGCGGGCGGTCCGGCGCCGGGCGACGCCATCGCGGCCGCCGCCGACCTGCTGGCCAGCGATCTCGGGGCCAGCCTCGATATGCGGGCCGTCGCTGCCCAGACCGGGTTCTCGTACGACTTGTTCCGGCGCCGCTTCACCCGCGAGTTCGGTGAGTCGCCGCTCGCGTTCCGCAACGCGCGGCGGCTGCGGGCCGCCGCGAACCTGCTGCGCGTGACCGACATGACGATCCGGGAGATCGCCCGCGCGCTCGGGTACGCCGACGAGTTCCACCTGTCCCGCCGCTTCAGCGCCCATTTCGGCGTGCCGCCCCGCGACCACCGCAAGGCAGGAACCGATGGCTACTGA
- a CDS encoding glycoside hydrolase family 6 protein, whose translation MRLVSSRTRKQRLAIAGVAVLGLGGLSVIQALPAAAATGCSVTYTVTSQWNTGFQGNIVIRNVGDAWTSWSLRFSFANGQTVTQGWNGRFSQSGSAVTVANESWNGSVANGGTVNPGFLGNWSGTNAAPTAFSVNGVACTGSPVTTSPTTGTPTTNPTTGTPTTAPPTTTPPTTNPTTGPPGQKVDNPYVGGRGYVNPEWKAKAETVTGGSRISSNPTAVWIDRIAAIEGTAGSQSNGPMGVEDHLLAAVAQGASYIQFVIYNLPGRDCAALASNGELGPTEIDRYKTAYIDPIAVYQNDARFRSLRIINIIEIDSLPNLITNVSGRPSATPTCDTMKANGNYQAGIAYALQKLGGIANVYNYIDAGHHGWIGWDTNLRPTAQLVADTVRLSGSVNNVHGFISNTANYAALTEPYITVNDTTRPSRWIDWNLYNDETTFVQAFRTEMIAQGMPAGIGMLIDTSRNGWGGTARPTGPVTTGTVDEQVNGSRIDRRIHKGNWCNQSGAGLGERPRSAPGAGIDAYVWVKPPGESDGSSQLIDNPDGKGFDRMCDPTYTGNVLNGNNLSGALPNAPISGAFFPAQLAQLMQNAYPAL comes from the coding sequence ATGAGACTCGTCTCGAGTCGTACCCGTAAACAGCGCCTGGCGATAGCCGGCGTCGCTGTGCTCGGCCTGGGTGGCCTCTCGGTGATCCAGGCTTTGCCGGCCGCCGCCGCTACGGGGTGCAGCGTGACATACACCGTCACCAGTCAATGGAACACCGGGTTCCAGGGCAACATCGTCATCCGCAACGTCGGTGACGCCTGGACCTCGTGGTCGCTGCGGTTCTCGTTCGCGAACGGGCAGACCGTGACCCAGGGTTGGAACGGCCGGTTCTCGCAGAGCGGCAGCGCCGTCACCGTCGCGAACGAGTCGTGGAACGGCAGCGTCGCCAACGGCGGCACGGTCAATCCCGGCTTCCTCGGCAACTGGAGCGGCACCAACGCGGCGCCCACCGCGTTCTCGGTCAACGGCGTGGCCTGCACCGGCTCCCCGGTCACCACCAGCCCGACCACCGGAACCCCCACCACCAACCCCACGACCGGCACGCCCACCACGGCCCCGCCCACCACGACGCCGCCGACCACCAACCCGACCACCGGGCCGCCCGGCCAGAAGGTCGACAACCCGTACGTCGGGGGCCGCGGCTACGTCAACCCGGAGTGGAAGGCCAAGGCGGAGACCGTCACCGGCGGCAGCCGCATCTCCAGCAACCCGACCGCGGTGTGGATCGACCGGATCGCGGCCATCGAAGGCACCGCCGGCAGCCAGTCCAACGGACCCATGGGCGTGGAAGACCACCTGCTGGCCGCGGTGGCGCAGGGCGCGTCGTACATCCAGTTCGTGATCTACAACCTGCCCGGCCGGGACTGCGCGGCGCTGGCGTCCAACGGGGAACTCGGCCCGACCGAGATCGACCGGTACAAGACCGCGTACATCGACCCGATCGCGGTCTACCAGAACGACGCCCGTTTCCGCAGCCTGCGGATCATCAACATCATCGAGATCGACTCGCTGCCCAACCTGATCACCAACGTGTCCGGGCGCCCGTCGGCCACGCCGACGTGCGACACGATGAAGGCCAACGGCAACTACCAGGCCGGCATCGCCTACGCACTGCAAAAGCTCGGCGGAATCGCGAACGTCTACAACTACATCGACGCCGGACACCACGGCTGGATCGGCTGGGACACCAACCTCCGCCCCACCGCGCAACTGGTGGCCGACACCGTGCGACTCTCCGGCAGCGTCAACAACGTGCACGGGTTCATCAGCAACACGGCAAACTACGCGGCGCTGACCGAGCCCTACATCACGGTGAACGACACGACCCGCCCGTCGAGGTGGATCGACTGGAACCTGTACAACGACGAAACCACGTTCGTCCAAGCGTTTCGCACCGAGATGATCGCGCAGGGGATGCCGGCGGGCATCGGCATGCTGATCGACACCTCGCGTAACGGCTGGGGCGGCACCGCCCGGCCGACCGGCCCGGTCACCACCGGGACTGTCGACGAGCAGGTCAACGGTTCCCGGATCGACCGCCGTATCCACAAGGGCAACTGGTGCAACCAGAGCGGTGCCGGCCTCGGCGAGCGTCCGCGCTCGGCCCCGGGCGCGGGCATCGACGCCTACGTGTGGGTCAAGCCGCCGGGGGAGTCCGACGGCTCCAGCCAGCTGATCGACAACCCGGACGGCAAGGGCTTCGACCGGATGTGCGACCCCACGTACACCGGCAACGTCCTCAACGGCAACAACCTGTCCGGCGCGCTGCCCAACGCCCCGATCTCCGGAGCGTTCTTCCCGGCGCAGCTGGCCCAACTGATGCAAAACGCCTACCCAGCCCTGTAG
- a CDS encoding LacI family DNA-binding transcriptional regulator translates to MNTSGPDAPDAGRRRAGLTVARIAHLAGVSAPTVSKVLNGRAGVASDTRQRIEQVIQDHGYRRQEQTEPATPVVEVVFQSLDSLWALEIIRGVEQVVRPHGLAVAVSEMHGQLTPDQAWTQDVLARRPTGVIAVSANLTEMQSAQLASRAIPLVILDPSGEPTHETPSVGATNWNGGLVAARHLLELGHRRIAMINGSAEFLCCRARLDGFRAAVETAGVPVDPDLIRVAPLYVEGGHAEATALLALPEPPTAIFAANDLQALGVYEAARARGMRIPQELSVVGFDDLPFARWAGPALTTVRQPLFKMGATAAELALALADGRKPEHDRIELATTLVVRDSTAPPPDPRPAAARRRR, encoded by the coding sequence GTGAACACATCCGGTCCGGACGCGCCGGACGCCGGGCGCCGGCGTGCTGGACTGACCGTGGCGCGCATCGCCCACCTTGCTGGCGTGTCCGCCCCGACCGTGTCGAAGGTGCTCAACGGGCGTGCCGGCGTGGCCTCCGACACCCGGCAGCGGATCGAGCAGGTCATCCAGGACCACGGCTACCGGCGGCAGGAGCAGACCGAGCCCGCGACACCGGTCGTCGAGGTCGTCTTCCAGTCACTGGACAGCCTGTGGGCGCTGGAGATCATCCGCGGTGTCGAGCAGGTGGTCCGGCCGCACGGCTTGGCCGTGGCCGTCAGCGAGATGCACGGCCAGCTCACCCCTGACCAGGCGTGGACACAGGATGTCCTCGCCCGCCGGCCCACCGGTGTCATCGCCGTCTCGGCGAATCTCACCGAGATGCAATCGGCGCAGCTGGCGAGCCGGGCGATCCCGCTGGTCATCCTGGACCCCTCCGGTGAGCCCACGCACGAGACACCGTCGGTCGGGGCGACCAATTGGAACGGCGGCCTGGTGGCCGCCCGGCACCTGCTCGAACTCGGGCACCGGCGGATCGCGATGATCAACGGTTCGGCCGAGTTTCTGTGCTGCCGGGCCCGGCTGGACGGCTTCCGGGCGGCGGTGGAGACCGCCGGCGTCCCCGTGGATCCCGACCTGATCCGCGTCGCCCCGCTGTACGTCGAAGGCGGCCACGCCGAAGCGACAGCGCTGCTGGCACTGCCGGAACCGCCGACCGCGATCTTCGCCGCCAACGACCTGCAGGCGCTCGGCGTGTACGAGGCGGCCCGCGCCCGCGGCATGCGGATCCCGCAGGAGCTCAGCGTCGTCGGGTTCGACGACCTGCCGTTCGCAAGGTGGGCCGGCCCGGCCCTGACGACCGTGCGGCAGCCACTGTTCAAGATGGGCGCCACCGCGGCCGAACTGGCGCTTGCCTTGGCCGACGGCCGCAAGCCCGAGCACGACCGGATCGAGTTGGCGACCACGCTCGTCGTGCGGGACAGCACCGCGCCGCCGCCGGACCCGCGCCCAGCAGCGGCACGCCGCCGCCGCTGA
- a CDS encoding SAM-dependent methyltransferase: protein MSDQQWGVGVDGERPSAARVYDFFLGGHNNFAVDRQMAGRLEAVVPEIGQLIWANRGFTHRAVRLMAGAGVHQFVELGSGLPTAGSVHDVARRHIPGARVVYVDQDPVAVARGTELLADDPAAVVVEADLRDHAAVLSDPRVRRLIDPRKPIGVLLVGVLHELPGDEPKAVIAGYREAMAAGSFLALSQATRQGRPEHADPFKNVFDTGYGPGTNMTFRTYAEVRGLFEGFEIVEPGVVYVAQWRPDPGPAGPPAQRLPAYAGVGWLRATRDRTNRLM from the coding sequence ATGAGTGACCAGCAGTGGGGCGTTGGCGTCGACGGGGAGCGGCCGAGCGCGGCTCGGGTGTACGACTTCTTCCTCGGCGGCCACAACAACTTCGCGGTCGACCGGCAGATGGCCGGCCGGCTCGAGGCCGTCGTGCCCGAGATCGGCCAGCTCATCTGGGCGAACCGCGGGTTCACCCATCGGGCGGTCAGGCTGATGGCCGGCGCCGGGGTGCACCAGTTCGTCGAGCTCGGCTCGGGCCTACCCACCGCGGGCAGCGTGCACGACGTGGCCCGCCGGCACATACCCGGTGCCCGGGTGGTGTACGTGGACCAAGACCCGGTCGCGGTGGCGCGCGGCACGGAGCTCCTCGCCGACGACCCAGCGGCCGTGGTGGTGGAGGCGGACCTACGGGATCACGCAGCGGTGCTGTCCGATCCTCGGGTGCGTCGGCTGATCGACCCGCGGAAGCCGATCGGGGTGTTGCTGGTCGGTGTGCTGCACGAGCTGCCGGGCGACGAGCCGAAGGCGGTGATCGCCGGATACCGGGAGGCGATGGCCGCGGGCAGCTTCCTCGCGTTGAGCCAGGCAACCCGGCAGGGCCGCCCAGAACACGCCGACCCGTTCAAGAACGTCTTCGACACCGGGTACGGACCGGGAACGAACATGACCTTCCGGACCTACGCCGAAGTGCGGGGCCTGTTCGAGGGGTTCGAGATCGTTGAGCCCGGGGTCGTGTACGTGGCCCAGTGGCGGCCGGATCCTGGACCCGCCGGGCCGCCCGCGCAGCGGCTGCCCGCCTACGCGGGTGTCGGCTGGCTGCGGGCGACCCGGGACCGAACCAATCGCTTGATGTAG
- the infA gene encoding translation initiation factor IF-1, whose product MAKSTDGIQLEGTVIECLRNANFRVELPNGHIVLAHISGKIRKNYIKILPFDRVLVELSQYDLTRGRILYRYRT is encoded by the coding sequence ATGGCCAAGTCCACCGACGGCATCCAGCTCGAGGGCACCGTGATCGAGTGCCTGCGCAACGCGAACTTCCGCGTGGAGCTGCCCAACGGCCACATCGTCCTGGCCCACATCAGCGGCAAGATCCGCAAGAACTACATCAAGATCCTGCCGTTCGACCGGGTGCTGGTGGAGCTCAGCCAGTACGACCTGACCCGGGGCCGGATCCTCTACCGGTACCGCACCTAG
- a CDS encoding GNAT family N-acetyltransferase, with protein MNTLVITQVAPRQWHALDDDLVVGRGDASPRPDGRLFLSIDTWHGSVFDRLAGAMLAALPRPLYTVVDEADLDLTAQWRGIGFTTRRREWEYVMPVDGGQVVPPPNLTILPFGAAEVRPLRRLDRAIRAQVEATVGWQEMPAEVLSRPIYPARYAVATEGGSYVGLIRVVPLPKQTRIGLVAVLSTHRRRGIARALVAEGRRATHDRGVGLVTGEVHEANTAAIALFEGLGARRAGSNLELVIR; from the coding sequence ATGAACACACTCGTCATCACCCAAGTCGCGCCGCGCCAGTGGCATGCCCTCGACGATGATCTCGTCGTGGGTCGCGGCGACGCCTCGCCCCGTCCCGACGGGCGCCTCTTCCTCAGCATCGACACGTGGCACGGCTCGGTCTTCGACCGCCTCGCCGGCGCCATGCTGGCGGCCCTGCCGCGCCCGCTGTACACCGTCGTGGACGAGGCCGACCTCGACCTGACCGCGCAGTGGCGGGGGATCGGCTTCACGACCCGGCGGCGCGAGTGGGAGTACGTCATGCCGGTCGACGGGGGTCAGGTAGTACCGCCGCCGAATCTGACGATCCTGCCGTTCGGTGCGGCCGAGGTCCGCCCGCTGCGGCGATTGGACCGCGCGATCCGGGCGCAGGTGGAGGCCACGGTCGGGTGGCAGGAGATGCCGGCAGAGGTACTGTCGCGCCCGATCTACCCCGCGCGGTACGCGGTGGCGACGGAGGGTGGCTCATACGTGGGGCTGATCCGGGTAGTACCGCTGCCAAAACAAACGCGCATCGGGCTCGTCGCCGTGTTGTCCACCCACCGCCGGCGGGGCATCGCACGGGCGCTCGTGGCGGAGGGCCGGCGCGCCACGCATGACCGCGGCGTCGGGCTCGTCACCGGCGAGGTGCACGAGGCCAATACAGCGGCGATCGCGCTCTTCGAAGGCTTGGGTGCTCGCCGCGCCGGCAGCAACCTCGAGCTGGTGATCCGCTGA
- a CDS encoding MarR family winged helix-turn-helix transcriptional regulator, which translates to MQGIYARVSERHDLTPVQAKLLCLLLAGPRGMAELAHCFGVERAALTGLMDRAERRGLAQRSAVPGDRRALQVTLTDAGRQAAIAFHAEVSAELDRLTSSLAPQDREHFRTVMAEIIARRRASSAASW; encoded by the coding sequence GTGCAGGGCATCTACGCGCGGGTCTCGGAACGTCACGACCTGACGCCGGTGCAGGCCAAGCTCCTGTGCCTGCTGCTAGCCGGCCCTCGGGGGATGGCCGAGTTGGCCCACTGCTTCGGTGTGGAGCGGGCCGCGCTCACCGGTCTGATGGACCGGGCCGAGCGGCGCGGTCTCGCTCAGCGTTCAGCGGTGCCGGGCGACCGGCGGGCGCTGCAGGTCACGCTGACCGATGCCGGCCGCCAGGCGGCGATCGCCTTTCATGCCGAGGTGAGCGCGGAGCTCGACCGTCTCACCTCGTCGCTGGCGCCCCAGGACCGCGAACACTTCCGCACGGTGATGGCTGAGATCATCGCAAGGCGCCGCGCGTCCTCCGCCGCGAGTTGGTAG
- a CDS encoding phytanoyl-CoA dioxygenase family protein, whose product MTTLVTEQMREQYETDGYFILERALSDEQLRLLRGGAAYAIEKADREMDAAGVDRLNLNARGKRYFSEMIYKDRPELREFLFSDTMAQICFATLGEQAYLFWEQYVIKAADPEGSAFAWHQDSGYVHEEHKPYLTVWIALDDVTEENGSVYLLPYTRSGIRSYVKHIQDPETNDRVCYFGSDPGLPVVAPAGSIVCFSSVVMHRSGSNLTDRLRRVYLAQYSSEIIMTKDGSRPWGSFEQFPVWSALR is encoded by the coding sequence ATGACCACATTGGTGACGGAGCAGATGCGCGAGCAGTACGAGACGGACGGCTACTTCATCCTCGAGCGCGCCCTCAGCGACGAGCAACTGCGACTGCTGCGCGGCGGCGCGGCGTACGCGATCGAGAAGGCCGACCGGGAGATGGACGCCGCCGGCGTCGACCGCCTCAACCTGAACGCGCGCGGCAAACGCTACTTCAGCGAGATGATCTACAAGGACCGGCCGGAGCTGCGTGAATTCCTGTTCAGCGACACGATGGCGCAGATCTGCTTCGCCACGCTGGGCGAGCAGGCGTACCTGTTCTGGGAGCAGTACGTCATCAAGGCCGCCGACCCGGAGGGCAGCGCCTTCGCTTGGCACCAGGACTCGGGGTACGTCCACGAGGAGCACAAGCCGTACCTGACGGTGTGGATCGCGCTCGACGATGTCACCGAGGAGAACGGCTCGGTCTACCTGTTGCCGTACACCCGCTCCGGCATCCGCTCATACGTCAAGCACATCCAGGACCCGGAGACCAACGACCGAGTGTGCTACTTCGGCTCCGACCCGGGCCTGCCGGTGGTCGCACCGGCCGGCTCGATCGTCTGCTTCTCCAGCGTGGTCATGCACCGCAGCGGCTCGAACCTGACCGACCGGCTACGCCGCGTCTACCTCGCGCAGTACTCCAGCGAAATCATCATGACCAAAGACGGCAGCCGCCCGTGGGGGTCATTTGAGCAGTTCCCGGTATGGTCGGCACTACGATGA
- a CDS encoding SDR family NAD(P)-dependent oxidoreductase: MTSPSTVDGVVVVPGGTGNVGEGIVRAFLKAGATVVVPSRSKDRLSELAGHVGPDLATHLHGVTAGHGTFTEADELAEQVKATHGRVDHVVPSIGGWWMGKALWQTSEAQWQQFFLDTTTAHMAVARAFVPRLEPAGSYTLISGFSAQKPYPTAGIISMHGAALLMMREVLSAELDGQRRVNDLILGPIITRSRPQGSAGWLTADHVGHAAVLLATNPTIHDEHITLDTRTDLDQLQRRAPAGDRT, translated from the coding sequence ATGACATCACCATCCACAGTAGACGGCGTAGTAGTCGTACCCGGCGGCACCGGCAACGTCGGAGAAGGCATCGTACGCGCCTTCCTCAAGGCCGGCGCGACCGTCGTGGTACCCAGCCGCAGCAAAGACCGCCTGTCCGAACTCGCCGGACACGTCGGGCCGGACCTGGCCACCCACCTGCACGGCGTCACCGCAGGACACGGCACCTTCACCGAAGCCGACGAACTCGCCGAACAGGTCAAGGCCACCCACGGCCGCGTCGACCACGTCGTGCCGTCCATCGGCGGCTGGTGGATGGGCAAAGCGTTGTGGCAGACCTCCGAAGCGCAGTGGCAGCAGTTCTTCCTCGACACCACCACCGCGCACATGGCCGTCGCCCGCGCGTTCGTACCGCGGCTGGAACCGGCCGGCAGCTACACCCTCATCAGCGGCTTCTCCGCGCAGAAGCCGTACCCCACGGCCGGCATCATCAGCATGCACGGCGCCGCGCTGCTCATGATGCGCGAAGTACTCAGCGCCGAACTGGACGGGCAGCGCCGCGTCAACGACCTCATCCTCGGCCCGATCATCACCCGCAGCCGCCCACAGGGCTCAGCCGGATGGCTCACCGCCGACCACGTCGGCCACGCCGCCGTCCTCCTCGCCACCAACCCCACCATCCACGACGAGCACATCACCCTCGACACCCGCACCGACCTCGACCAACTCCAACGCCGCGCGCCAGCCGGCGACCGGACATGA
- a CDS encoding cellulose binding domain-containing protein codes for MKRRITFGRLRTASIFAAAGLLLGAALTIPAVGASAADASTKYLGVFRQTSPADIAPGTVSRYGVTPASVQWFDSWATGNAFNAAEARALWNQGIMMHFTWEPWNTGLSVSDPNQIHLQDIINGRWDSYIRARGAEFAAVGAPIMVRWGHEFNGNWYPWGIVNNGSNPALYVSAYRRVHDLVVAAGATNVQWVWCFNNSSTPDASYNDPAQSYPGDAYVDWVAIDGYNWGLGPSWDPAGNYWTSFESMFASAYTKARAIAPKRPVMIAEVGSSEDGGNKAQWINDMSTALNSGRYPDLKNIVYFDQNKEELWSGTSSSAVQTAFTSWVNQTYMKGKGADLAQVVAQYKGTTPSPTTAPPTTAPPTTTPPPAGACSATYRTVNSWGGGFQGEVTVRAGTSAINGWTARWTLASGQTISQLWNGTLSVSGASVTVRNVSWNGSLGANGSTTFGFVASGSASTPTLTCTSP; via the coding sequence ATGAAACGCCGGATCACGTTCGGGCGCCTCCGAACTGCGAGCATCTTCGCCGCCGCTGGGCTACTCCTGGGCGCGGCGCTGACCATTCCCGCTGTGGGCGCCTCCGCCGCGGACGCATCAACGAAGTACCTCGGGGTGTTCCGCCAGACGAGCCCCGCCGACATCGCGCCGGGAACCGTCAGCCGGTACGGGGTCACCCCGGCAAGCGTCCAATGGTTCGACAGTTGGGCCACCGGCAACGCATTCAACGCGGCCGAGGCCAGAGCCCTGTGGAACCAGGGCATCATGATGCACTTCACCTGGGAACCCTGGAACACGGGTCTGAGCGTCAGTGACCCCAACCAGATCCACCTGCAAGACATCATCAACGGCAGATGGGACAGCTACATCAGGGCCCGCGGCGCGGAGTTCGCGGCGGTCGGCGCACCGATCATGGTGCGATGGGGGCACGAGTTCAACGGCAACTGGTACCCCTGGGGCATCGTCAACAACGGCAGCAACCCCGCGCTCTACGTCAGCGCGTACCGGCGCGTGCACGACCTCGTCGTCGCCGCCGGAGCCACCAACGTGCAATGGGTATGGTGCTTCAACAACAGCTCCACCCCCGACGCCTCCTACAACGACCCGGCGCAGTCCTACCCCGGTGACGCGTACGTCGACTGGGTCGCGATCGATGGCTACAACTGGGGCCTGGGTCCGTCCTGGGACCCGGCCGGCAACTATTGGACGAGCTTTGAGTCCATGTTCGCCAGCGCCTACACCAAGGCGCGCGCCATCGCCCCGAAGCGTCCGGTGATGATCGCCGAAGTCGGCTCCAGCGAGGACGGCGGCAACAAGGCCCAGTGGATCAACGACATGTCCACCGCGTTGAACTCGGGCCGCTACCCCGACCTGAAGAACATCGTCTACTTCGATCAGAACAAGGAAGAGCTCTGGTCGGGCACATCGTCGTCAGCCGTCCAAACAGCCTTCACCTCCTGGGTCAACCAGACGTACATGAAGGGAAAGGGAGCGGACCTGGCCCAGGTGGTCGCGCAGTACAAGGGAACAACCCCGTCGCCCACGACCGCGCCGCCGACGACGGCACCGCCCACAACCACGCCGCCGCCGGCCGGTGCCTGCTCGGCGACCTACCGGACGGTCAATTCCTGGGGCGGTGGGTTCCAGGGCGAGGTGACAGTGCGAGCCGGGACATCGGCGATCAATGGTTGGACGGCGCGCTGGACGTTGGCCAGCGGGCAGACGATCAGCCAGCTCTGGAACGGCACGCTGAGCGTCAGCGGCGCATCGGTGACGGTGAGGAACGTGAGCTGGAACGGCTCGCTCGGCGCGAACGGGTCGACAACATTCGGGTTCGTCGCCAGCGGATCTGCATCGACGCCGACACTCACCTGCACCAGCCCATGA
- a CDS encoding flavin-containing monooxygenase gives MSSQHVETLIIGAGQAGLSTGYHLKRRGRSFLVVDGNQRIGDNWRQQWDTLRLYTPAKYDGLPGLPFPAARWHFPGKDEVGDYLERYALQFDLPVRTNTRVDLLQRRPDGGYDATVGDATISCDNVVVATGSFGRTPNVPEFAGELAPAIRQLHSSQYRRPSQLQPGPVLVVGASHSGQDIAYELAPTRQTTLCGPGRGNIPFRPESRRAHLLLPVVVFAFRHVLTRRTPMGRKAMPEVRFHGGPHLRVKPSDLERRGVIRTQARLTGVVDGQPVLDDGTVLTVSNIVWCTGFRQVFDWIRLPVLDERGWPVEYRGVVDVAPGLFFCGLSFQYAFASMVFPGVGRDADYVARRIVARSHSAAANAAAAAANSLG, from the coding sequence ATGAGCTCCCAACATGTCGAAACTCTGATCATCGGTGCCGGGCAGGCCGGCTTGTCCACCGGCTACCACCTCAAGCGGCGCGGCCGGTCGTTCCTGGTTGTGGACGGCAACCAGAGGATCGGGGACAACTGGCGGCAGCAGTGGGACACGCTGCGGCTGTACACGCCGGCCAAGTACGACGGGCTGCCGGGCCTGCCGTTCCCGGCGGCGCGCTGGCACTTTCCAGGAAAGGACGAGGTCGGCGACTACCTGGAGCGCTACGCGCTGCAATTCGACCTGCCGGTGCGCACCAACACCCGCGTCGACCTGCTCCAGCGGCGGCCCGACGGCGGGTACGACGCGACGGTCGGCGATGCGACGATCAGCTGCGACAACGTCGTCGTGGCGACCGGCAGCTTCGGGCGTACGCCAAACGTGCCCGAGTTCGCCGGCGAGCTCGCGCCAGCGATCAGGCAGCTGCACTCCAGCCAGTACCGGCGGCCTTCGCAGCTGCAGCCGGGGCCGGTGCTGGTGGTGGGGGCCTCGCATTCTGGGCAGGACATCGCCTACGAGCTCGCACCGACGCGTCAGACGACACTGTGTGGACCCGGGCGCGGGAACATCCCGTTCCGTCCCGAGTCGCGGCGTGCGCACCTGTTGCTGCCGGTCGTGGTCTTCGCATTCCGGCACGTGTTGACACGCCGGACCCCGATGGGGCGCAAGGCGATGCCGGAGGTGCGGTTCCACGGCGGGCCGCACCTGCGAGTCAAGCCATCGGACCTCGAACGTCGCGGCGTGATACGGACGCAGGCCCGCCTGACCGGGGTGGTTGACGGCCAGCCGGTACTGGACGACGGCACCGTGCTCACCGTCAGCAACATCGTCTGGTGCACCGGGTTCCGGCAGGTCTTCGACTGGATCCGGCTACCGGTCCTGGACGAGCGCGGCTGGCCGGTGGAGTACCGCGGCGTCGTCGACGTGGCGCCGGGGCTGTTCTTCTGCGGCCTGTCGTTCCAGTACGCGTTCGCCTCGATGGTGTTCCCGGGGGTCGGCCGCGACGCGGACTACGTTGCCCGCCGCATCGTCGCCCGCTCGCACAGCGCGGCGGCGAACGCCGCCGCAGCGGCCGCGAACAGCCTAGGCTGA